A stretch of Gossypium hirsutum isolate 1008001.06 chromosome A06, Gossypium_hirsutum_v2.1, whole genome shotgun sequence DNA encodes these proteins:
- the LOC107956337 gene encoding uncharacterized protein, with translation MEMENENESVSVSENENERHFKSMQQIQHAFHEEHPLVLVAEQSNIEGLKAYCDGCGELLSAPCFTCIHCNYNLHKQCAEAPLSLPNHPLYPQHSYVGFFLRQRPYPSDHKLTRQDCKICFKEVRLERGSYSCGKQGCNYIVHVNCVLENDKLYKVIKEEKQCEEFYEKSMQSSIIHVIEVNEAGEATKIEHFSHQHCLVLAYKMEEKIDRKCDGCMLPISNIFYYCSERPFFLHKTCVELPRIKQHWFRQSNATLNFDSFKTCDFCDQYCSGFFYHVGYWDMCLRCAKVADIIECEGHQHFLFFDFKGSEKFCNGCGNRCSPGAFKCGKCKFALDFGCLTLPHSALHKIDEHMLNLTYHDDKEQSYCDICEQERDPSRWYYSCSICDTSAHLKCVLGKF, from the exons ATGGAGATGGAGAATGAGAATGAGAGTGTGAGTGTGAGCGAGAATGAGAATGAGAGACACTTCAAGTCCATGCAACAAATTCAGCATGCTTTTCATGAGGAACATCCTTTGGTGTTAGTGGCAGAGCAAAGCAATATTGAAGGTCTCAAAGCTTATTGCGATGGATGTGGGGAACTGCTTTCAGCTCCATGCTTCACTTGTATTCATTGCAATTATAACCTTCACAAGCAATGTGCAGAGGCACCCCTTTCACTTCCTAATCACCCTCTCTATCCCCAGCACTCATACGTAGGTTTTTTTCTTCGACAAAGGCCATATCCTAGTGATCACAAG CTTACAAGGCAAGATTGCAAGATTTGTTTCAAAGAAGTGAGACTAGAGCGTGGGAGTTACTCTTGTGGGAAACAAGGTTGCAATTACATTGTCCATGTGAATTGTGTCTTAGAGAATGATAAGTTGTACAAGGTAATTAAGGAAGAAAAGCAATGTGAGGAGTTTTATGAAAAATCTATGCAGTCTTCCATCATTCACGTTATTGAGGTGAATGAAGCTGGGGAAGCTACAAAGATTGAACATTTCAGTCATCAACATTGCTTGGTGTTAGCATACAAGATGGAGGagaaaattgatagaaaatgtgaTGGGTGCATGCTACCTATCtcaaatattttctattattgttcAGAACGCCCCttttttcttcataaaacttgTGTTGAATTGCCAAGAATCAAGCAACATTGGTTTCGTCAAAGCAATGCCACCCTCAATTTCGACAGCTTCAAGACATGTGACTTTTGCGATCAATATTGTAGTGGTTTCTTCTACCATGTTGGATATTGGGACATGTGCTTAAGGTGTGCTAAAGTTGCTGATATCATTGAATGTGAAGGACACCAGCACTTTCTCTTTTTTGATTTCAAAGGGAGCGAAAAATTTTGTAATGGTTGTGGCAACCGTTGTAGCCCTGGTGCATTCAAATGTGGAAAGTGCAAATTTGCTTTGGATTTTGGATGCTTAACATTACCACATTCAGCTCTTCACAAAATTGATGAACACATGCTAAACCTTACTTATCATGATGATAAGGAGCAATCTTATTGCGATATTTGTGAACAAGAAAGAGATCCAAGCCGTTGGTATTATTCTTGTTCAATCTGTGATACTTCTGCTCATCTCAAATGTGTTCTCGGAAAATTTTGA